Genomic segment of Malania oleifera isolate guangnan ecotype guangnan chromosome 7, ASM2987363v1, whole genome shotgun sequence:
TAAGATAGgaatgtatattttattttaaaatttgggaatctATGTTATGTTAtggaattataattttattttgtttgcatttataggttttttttataatgaaaataaaCTCTTTGCAAGTACAAATTCCAATACTCTTTTTTAAGAATAGGGAATTCATAAACAACCTTAATCTATCAaacttttctttttgtatttgaatttttctTCAAATAGAGGATGTTAGAATTTAAGCATGTTCACAGTTTCATGTTATAATCTTCGAAACAAATATATAATTAGTTATTGAATTAACCAAGTAAATAAATTTTAGCAAATTTAATGAGTTATTCATAGTTTTATAGAATAACTATAAGACcagtatgttatatggatcagaatattgaatgatgaagaaataaaatatcaaaaaagtaaaagttgttaagataagaatgcttagatggatgaatggtataacattgaaagataaattaaggaatgaatatatttgcCATAAGTTAGGTGCAGCTCTTATAAaggataagataagggagggctGAGTCAGATGGTAttgacacttgcaatgtaggctacATAGTGTGCTAATaaagaagagtgagttagttactgcgGGGGATATAAAAGGGGTAGGAGTAGACATAAAATAACTTAAAaagagatagtaaggatttaatattactgaatctgtcaaaagaaatagtTCATAATCGCATAAATTAGCGGAAATTTCATATAACCAATCTCATCTAATAAAACTTAAGGCTTGATTTTATTATTGTGTTATTGTTGTATTCACAATTTCATAATCAAAGATTTTCTCTCAaaagtctattttttttttatttaaagttttttgCCTTAAGAAAGAGAGATGACAATTGAATAGAGGTTTTTGTATAAGTTTGGAGTTTCCTTAAATGTGTGGAATGAAGTGAGGATGTTCCTAGTAGGgtaatatttttcatttagaaaaTCACTATTATCTTATAAGATTGTGATACACCtaacaaatattttacaaaatttgcAAGTATGCAATATATCGTAAATCTTACAAGGCGGCCTTATGTGAATATATCAATTAAGTTTAGTACATTTGAATTTAATTTAATTGCATTCtaagtaatttaatttaaattaagtgAGTCATTTGTAGCAAAACTCAATGTTAAATGATGGTAATTAATTCGAACCAATTTAGGGTATGTTTtggtattgttatttttttttcttatttctattTTTACATAGTATTataaaaaagtattttttatatttttagttttgtatttttattttttattttcagccgtttgtgaaaaaattgaaaaccaaattttgTAAGTTTCAATTGTTTTGGAAACCTATTGtcaaaaagtttaatatttaaaaataattcttTTAGATTGAATTGTTcgtttttaaataaaataaaaataaaatgatcatatgaatttaaatataataaaattaaaaatacacataaattttaaaaaataataataaattcaattgcaaattatttttactatttttcaattatcatgtcttgtaaagtaaaatttgaaagtataacaattaaggaaaataattataataatttttatttttattattgtatttttaaaGTATATTACTTTGCAATTTTAAAGgtgaaaatgagtatttttttaaaattaagttttaatttattttaattttataaacattaataaaataagttgctatttttttattttttatttctatttttgggttaggtttttatttctaatttcaaTTTCTGAACAGTGTTACTCTTAAATACAAGCTTTTTCATTAACAAAAAAACACTATTCTAGATGAGGTGATTTGAcaatgtttttaatatttttttttcatttaaaataactttcaaataaaaataaattcacgATATAAAATTACATTTGTAATACTATACTTACTCTTTAGAATTAAAACTTAATTTTGGACAAAAATAATTTAAGTAGCTCTTATATAAATAGTTACTCCATAGTAAAATCAGTATATTATATGTTAGtaacaaaataattttatattatgaaaTTACTTTTACTCTTAAACTATTAAAAATGGTTATTTATGCAATGTCAGACTCGacaattaaattaagtaataaagTAATATCCCTGATCTTGTTATTATGTTTCTTTATTCACCATAAATTTAAGTGGGGGAAACTATAAAAGACTTTTCTATACTTATATCTATTGTTTTGACATGAGACATTTGTCATAAAGGTTTCACTCTTAATAAATATGGTGTTAATAATTTTTGAGATCAATTCGTCAAGTGTGTTacatttaaataaaaagaaattattAGATTAGACAGTATAATCATGTtacattttaaattttgattgattttgtattatttttaaaaattaaattaaaatttgaacatTTTAATTTAAGATGAATTCAGAGACCAAAGATATGATTGATCTCTCATTGGGGTACTAAAAATACTCTTTTTAACATTGAATACAAAGTTACAATCATTAAAATGTGTTGGTGCCACCTCCTTTGTAAAAATTGTATGCAAAAAGGAAGCTCATAGCTAAACTTACTTGCCTGAGCTTTATTCCATAAACATTTTCCTCCAAACGACATTTGGATTATCAAATAGCTTGAAGACAATTTGGGCTATTGCCCAAGAAATTTTTCGTAAGTACGAATTTCGGAtcctaaatttaaatttgggtgaatttaaataacatataattttatattaaattcaaGGCTGGCTCTTTCTTTGGGTGACTGAGGTGCTCGCCTAGGggctttcaaaattttttaaatataataatatatttttggggtcctaaattttttttaattaaataatattaatattatttattatgctctctttCCATACTTTGACTTCAtcactaacaaataaatgaaattgtattttaaaatataaaataaatacaatttaatttttttttttcaagtctcattgacttatcaactaacaactttattatatttctagctatctattactctcatctctctcttttagtttctctaaaaaaatcttttcatctctcacactctctctctcatcacttgatcttttttatgatttttactcCGACTCTTGTGTTCATTACAACTAGGCTTCccattctctgtaattttcatcaatcctaattttgatttcaacatttgtacattatttttctattattcactctgaatttttttttctttctattttttcttagattttggaaacttttaggttagagcgttgtatccgaCAAGAATCcaatatctctaaagtctcgcttgccgatcgatttgtaataataataataatcagattatattatttcaatatattatttttataaatttattaaatttatttttatttgtttacacaatttgtcaatttatagttagtataaattttgaaatttatttatgtcaatgagaaaatatgaattcagatatgaaaaatgaaaaaagaaaaaagtatatATTAAACAAAATGTTAAAGATCTTTGATTAAAtctcgcctagggccccatattgtgaagagctgGCCAGATTAAATTTCATTCAAATTctcacaaattcaaatacaaaatataattaaatgtAGTAAAAATAATGTTCTATTTTTTCTATTGATTTATGGCatttgaatatatgtatatgaaaacaacattcgccatTGGAGAGGCATATGAAGActgaaaaaacaaaaataaaaagaaaacaggAAGAACAGACATTCCGATGGTTAGAAGACGAGCCTCTTGTACTTTCATATTAGAGGTCTCGAGTTCTAACCTCGAACCAAAATGGACTATCACTTGTGTATACCTTAGGCCTAATGAGCCTTCTAATTACTTAATTGTGGGGTGAAAGTGGTCTTGTGGTGAGAGATGACCTCATGTCAACAATGGCAGATTCATCAGCACCCAGCTTGATGGCCTCTTTGCTTGCTCTGATGAACCTTGAGATGGCACCATTCACATACTCATCAGCTTCCTTCACACTCATTTGCTTCCCCATCCCATCTGGGAAGCTGCTGAGGAAGTGGTCACCATTGAGAACGGCAGCCAGTTGGACCAACTCACTCTGAAACTCAGACAGTCCCCTGTTCTCATCTGCTTCTGCGCTCCTCAAAGAGGCCACTTCTGGAAGCACCTCTGCAGTAAATTCACGTGCAGTGCAGCTTTAGagaccaaaaaccaaaaaaaaggTAGTAGCAACAAAGTGAGAGGTGGGCTTGGATGCTTCTGAAGAAGTGTTTGTATATTTTGAAAAGGGTACTAGGCGATAGGCATCATTGAGGTCTCCACTTGATGCAGACACCATTGTCAATAATCCAAAAACCAATCGCAGATGATTCCAAATTGCAAATATCATATGTGATGATTCACAAGTCTTGGCCTCTTGGGGTTTACATTCATatgtcaaaaaatatttaaaaaaggtAATATTTATAATTCATGATTCACAGCTCGATTATGATATTGTTTTCCCATTTTTTCAGTGATATCAAACAGAGCAAGCCTTTTATATACTTAAAGATTTGCAGATTTCCCAATGATGACTTCATTCCCACATCTCAAATTCTGCAGCGAAGGGCCTATAAAGATTAAAGGGTACCTGGGCAATCGGTTCTGGGAGAGGTGAGTTGCCCTACCACCTGCTCAAAGGTTCCAGCCCAAGCATCCCTGTGAGTTAAGAAATTGGATGTGAGATTGAACATCTTCTTTATGGTTGCTGGGATGGATGAATGCTCAAACTCAGAGCTTGGAGTTGGTCCCTTTGCCCTACTCATCACTGCATATATGCACCACAATCAAAAccaaacacaaaaataaaaacaaaaacaagtgGATCCCAACACAATAGAATTTGTCACTCTTAATTTTCTAACGGCATTTATTGACCTGAAACTCATACCAGTGCCTTTCTTGATCCAGGGGGAGACCATAATTGTGGGTACCCGAACCCCAAGCCTGTCAAACTTGAAGAAATTCGGGGCAGGACCCACATTCCCATCCGGGTTAGGGATAGACCCGAGAGGGGTGTGCACATGATCATAGAACCCACCATGCTCATCATAGGTAATCACCAGAAGGGTCTCATTCCACTGAGGGCTCCCTCTCAAAGTCTCATAAACCTCCTTCACCAGTCTCTGCCCATTCGCTACATCGTGAGATGGGTGATCATCATTTGCGGGAGATCCCACAACATCAAAGTACCTTGGCTCGATCACAGTCAATTTGGGGAGCTTCCCTTGTCTCGCGTGCTTCTTGAATTTCAAACCATAGTGATGAAATTTCAGAATATACTTCAACTTTCGCAAGTTTTTGTAAAACAGAGTGCTGGGTAAGCTCTGGTAGTAAATCCCGAAGTCGATTCCATTCTCGTGGAGAGAGTCGAAGATGGTTTTCTGAGGGTACCCTTTTGCGAGTTGCTTCGGAACGTGGCTGATTGATCCATGGGAGGTGCCGGAGAAGGCGAAGAGCCGGTTGGGTTGGGTCGGACCGGGGATTGAAGAGAACCACCGGTCGAAGACGGCGTATTCCCGGACCAGGGAGGTGTAGACGGGTATGGATCCGGGCTTGAACCCTCTCATGACGGTCTCGGAGAGGTTTTGGGAGATGGAGAGGGCTTGTTCCACGAATCCGGTCATGGAGGGAAGGGATCCGGAGCCGAAGACCTGCTGCTCCACGTCCTCGAAGGAGTGACCCGGGTCCGGATCCACGAACTCGGCATCGTCGGTGAAGCAGATGGACCGGGTCCCATTCTTGGTGGAAACCGGGTTGCATTCGGCGCCGGTGACGCCGTTGATTGATGGGTTGACGGAGTTTTTCATCCACCCGAGCATGTGGTCGAAGGAGCGATTCTCCAGGACCATAACGACGATGGTTTTGATGGGTTGGGCTCCGGAAGCGAAACGGGTGGGTCGAGATGAACAGAACAGCGCGAGGAAGAGGATGAGCAAAGGAGAAAATGAAGGTGCTCTGTTTCCGGATTTGGATTTGTGTCCCCCCATTTCTGATTTTGAACAAATGGGTCTTCACTAAATTGTGATCACAGAAGCTCGGATTATctgggtctctctctctctctctctctctctctctctctctctcttatatttGGCTCACTCTGTTCATCAGAGCTCACAAGCGGACAGTGTAATCTACATATATTATAGAATGTGTGCGTGTATATAATGTATGGCTGGGCGTTTCAAGATCTTTCTGATCTGATAGAGCTCGTCGGtgggaggggagagagagagagagagagagagtgagagatgcCTGTAATAAGCTGAGCAGCGTGAAGAGGAGGAAGTGGTCATGGTGGGCTTTGCCTTTGGTGGGGGCTTAAAGGTGTTGGGTTTTACCGATCAATCAATTGATGAATAAGATGAGtaaacaagcacacacacaaaattgacacaggagttacgtggttcggccaaattccggcctacgtccacgggagcgaggGATTATTATTTGCTGGGAAAAATAaacagagaggaggaggaggattccCTCAGCACTCACTCAACTCTCTCTTATCTCTTACTGCACTGCACTCTGCACACTCTGCACTCTGATTTACAAcaccacacacacatgtatatatacacacaagcGGGAGCAAAAAATTCAACAATGGGCGGCCGGAAATGTCAACATTTCCGGCAAAGCAGGTGGAGCCGGAAATGTTGACGGAGCAGGGCAGCCGGCGCCGTAGATATTGAAGGAGAGCAGCAGCCTTCTgttgactgggtatggatccatcaattctccccctccataccATAGGAGGAGAATAATATGTTAATCTTCAATTGACAGTCCATCCCAGCTATAATCCCTACATAGCTGGAGCTTCTCATAGGTTACTCCCTTTGTTACATATCCTGCCGGATTTTCTTAGTATGAAATTTTGAACTAACTTCAACAGTTGTTGTTCCAATCACTATCGCGTATCCAGTGATAGcgaatgtcaatgtgttttgttcgggAATGTACATTGATTCCTTGCTCAGTCCagtggcactctgactatcacaatgtaccttGTATTCTTCCTGTTTGACACCTAACTCTTGAAGAAACCCTCTTTAACCACAACAGCTCCCGTCCCAGCTTCCGCTGCGGCAAGatattctgcttctgttgtggataggGGCAACCAACTTTTTGCAATTTTGACTGCCATGATACAAGCTCCCCCTGCAAAAGGTGAACAAAAAACCTGATGTGGACTTTCTTCCATCAAGATCACCAGCCATGTCTCAATCAGTGTAACCCTCCAAGATTGGTTTCACAGCTTCCCCGAAACATAAGCACAATCCCGATGTACCTTTCAAGTACTTGAGAACCCGATTTCACAATCTTCCCAATGGTCCTTTCCCTGGATTGGAAAGAAACCTGCTCACAACAACCTACACAGCGTGGGCATGTCTGGGTCTCGTACATACCATTGcgtacatcaagcttccaactCTGATGAGGTAATGGGACTATTGACATTTCTTCCCCTTGATGAGTGAGACAACTTCTTGCTTAgctttgaaatgattagccagTGGAGTATTTACTGGCTTGGCACTTTCCATGTTGAACTTTTGAATTTACCCGTTCAATATACTTCTTCTCCTGTGATAACCATAGCTTTCTGGCTTTCCTGTCGCGACTGAGTCCTGATGCCTAGGGAGTCTGCTGAGCTGGGGCCTAAGTCCCTCATTTTCAAAAGATTTAGACAACTCCATCTTTAGCTTGTTGATCTTTCTTGTATCCTGACCAATGAtcaaacatatcatcaacatagagtagtaGGGATGACAAGATTACCATCAGGAAATATCTGAACATATGCACACTGATCTGCTGCAGTCCCTCTTGTATCCGTGACTCaccatgaaagaatcaaattttctATACCACTCACTGTCTCGGTGCTTGCTTAAGAACGTAGAGACTttttcttcaacctgcagacTTGATGTTCTTTCCCTGGAACTTCAAATCCTTCTGGTTgctccatgtagatgtcttcttccaagtcaccatgtaagaaggctgtcttcacatccatttgttcaagcTCTAGATTCATCTTGGCTACTAATTCGAGTATGACTCGAATTGTTTGCATTTTCAACTACTGGCGAAATATCTTCGTCAAAGTCAACAAAACCCCCTTTTCTTCTGGTCGAAACCTTTGACGACCAATCTGGCTTTATGCGTCACAATTTTCCACTGCCATTTTCTTAAGCTTGAACACCCCATTTGTTCCTTCGTGCTCTCTTCCCTTGGGAAGTCTTACCAGCTCATACGATTGATTCTTATGTAAAAGAATCAACTCATGCTTTTATAGCTTCGATCCATTTGGCTTTGTCGGTATGAGATTGGACCTCTTGGAAACTTTTTTTGGCTCCCCCTCATCATGCGTTAAAGTATAAAAAGAATATTCTGATTTGGATTAATCTTCTCGACGGAATCAGAATACGACCCCCTTTCAGCTCTTATGGGCTCAGCTTCTTTGGAGGAGGATATACCTCATCATCTGACTGCTGTGATGATTCGCAATTCTGGTTGAAGGGGGTTGTTGCTCCCCATGCTCAACACCTTCTACATTGTTTAAAAGGATCATCCTTGCAATTCCCATGGTTTGTGGCCGAGAATATGATAGGGTTTAGGATATGGTATGTACAATACAGGAGCACAGGTAACAGGCTGGTTTGGTTAGACTTTGTTTGTGGTTGTCAAACGTCCCAAACACCTGGTTTTACATGTGAAAACACCATCTCTCGATTTGATTGACCCTGCTTCCTATATGGATCCCATAATTGTAGCCAGAATCTCACATCTAAATAGCCCAATATAAAGAAAATGGAATGGCTTCCGAGTCGAGCGGTTTGCTTTGACTCTTTCCCTAAATTAGATAATAGGCAAAAAGCTTTCGCACCCCCCAAAACACTCTTAGATGAGTGTAAGAAACTTTTCTTTCTGCGGTCCATGCTTTCTCTGGAATCACAACAGGTAAGTGGTTGCTCGGACGGGATCTGTGAATAGGTTTAACGATGCGGCTCACGCAAGCTTCCCCCCCAGAAGGGTTAGGTAATTTTTTTCCCTTCGGTTAATTAGCCATTACTGAGCATGCTTCAACTCTTTCCATAATGGTCCGATTCATTATTcagctacaccattatgttgtggagGTACGTCGGGACGTCGGCCCTTATGCTTTAATATAAACAGTTCAGAGACGTATGATTGGAAACTCGTTGGAAGTATATCGCCTCCATTGTCTGTCAGAGGGCACTTCAATTGGCGGCAATGTTNNNNNNNNNNNNNNNNNNNNNNNNNNNNNNNNNNNNNNNNNNNNNNNNNNNNNNNNNNNNNNNNNNNNNNNNNNNNNNNNNNNNNNNNNNNNNNNNNNNNTTTTCATATGGTTATGCTATGTGATTATGCTTCTGCGCTGCTTTAGGTTAAGATTGTGGTATTTCAGAGTATATAATTGTGAAaggattaaaaaaaatcattaatagGCAGGTCGTACCAAAAATCCCTGGTGAGGAAGTGAAGACCATCTCTCATCCCCATTTAACCGACCGGTTCACACTATAAACCCTTTAGCATTCTTTTCCCCACTACACTCTATCAACGACCCTCTGTTCGATGTAGTTGTAAGGAAGACTTCCTCACTCTGTGTGAGACCCCTTCGTATCTGACATATTGTATTGCTAGCTGGTATACACTACATGATTTTTAGCTTGACTCTATACCAACTCATCACGAATTAAAGAGAATATAAAACCCTGAATTGTAAGAACTCAAAAAGGGATACAACTCAACCCACTATGCGATTAGTAACTACTACAACGGACTGGTAAAGATTTGAAAAAGGATTTTCAGGACTTATTGATTGTGTAATTATAACTACAAACACTTAAAAGTTAAGGATCTGAAAAACGGATACAACTCATCAAATATGCGATTGTGGGTATCGATGGACTACCGCACTAGTAAAAAAAATGATCCCAAAGGGTATCAGACTCATCCATTCCAGTTTGGTTGCTCTTTTGGCGGTATTGGAATCTACCGAATCTCACATCAATATATGTTCAGTCATATGAGGTTGGAAATTATATTTATCTTAATGGGTCAGAGTGTGCAACTTCTCCCGACTAAACCCCTTTCGCGCTATTATGGCTGTTGGCTCAACCCTACATACTTTTCCTAGCGTACTTGGCCCTGGGAACACCATTATCATATCTTTGCCATACCAACGCAAAGGCAGCAGCATTTCGTACCCTGCCAACCCTTTGGGCCTTGTCCTGTTCTGACACCACTACCTACTTTCTCGGGGCACTCTGGTGGATCCAACCATTACTTCTGTCTTACATTTTGTTGACTTATTAGA
This window contains:
- the LOC131160682 gene encoding non-specific phospholipase C6-like; the protein is MGGHKSKSGNRAPSFSPLLILFLALFCSSRPTRFASGAQPIKTIVVMVLENRSFDHMLGWMKNSVNPSINGVTGAECNPVSTKNGTRSICFTDDAEFVDPDPGHSFEDVEQQVFGSGSLPSMTGFVEQALSISQNLSETVMRGFKPGSIPVYTSLVREYAVFDRWFSSIPGPTQPNRLFAFSGTSHGSISHVPKQLAKGYPQKTIFDSLHENGIDFGIYYQSLPSTLFYKNLRKLKYILKFHHYGLKFKKHARQGKLPKLTVIEPRYFDVVGSPANDDHPSHDVANGQRLVKEVYETLRGSPQWNETLLVITYDEHGGFYDHVHTPLGSIPNPDGNVGPAPNFFKFDRLGVRVPTIMVSPWIKKGTVMSRAKGPTPSSEFEHSSIPATIKKMFNLTSNFLTHRDAWAGTFEQVVGQLTSPRTDCPEVLPEVASLRSAEADENRGLSEFQSELVQLAAVLNGDHFLSSFPDGMGKQMSVKEADEYVNGAISRFIRASKEAIKLGADESAIVDMRSSLTTRPLSPHN